The DNA window ACACACGAGTCTTGTCTTTGTAGCATATTCAATGGAATCCAGAATGAAAAGGATTTGCAAATCAGTGTATTCAGTCTATTAAATCAAttgtatatgtttttatttatgtgtcACAAAAAATCATATTAATAGAGGTTTGAACAATACaagtatattttaaaaagttacCTTAAAAATCCCTGCGATGGATAACGTAAGGCTGGACGTATAAGAGACAAGCAGGAACTCGGAAAAGCTCAAACCAAATGCCAGCAGGCCTCCACTAAACAGGGCGAGGACCGAATGTAGGAATGGTGAGAGCTCCGTCACCCGGAATAACTTATCTGATGTGCTGAGGCGCAGCCCTGGAAAACATGACAAGCTATTTAGAACTAAATCAACCAAATATAACTTCTTCAAGAATGTCATACTTGGATGTTACTACTCCATCAATGTATTTGCAACTAAGGTATGGGATGGAATACATGGAATAGTAGACCACCAAGGGATAAAAACCATTACACGGATCAGAGTTTGTGAAGTTATACTTATAATTACAACATTATTACGTCTCTTTAATGGACCAAATACTCAATGAAGATAATTTTGGTTGATTAATAGTTCTCTTTCCCTGCATTATGCATTGTCTTGCTAGATATTTCCTTCAAGGAAGAAAGCCCTGCATATGCATGAGGGATATTTGGTTTGGAACCAGTTCTGGAACAAACTTCCCCTCAATATTTAAGCAGCTTTTACATCAATTTGACTTCCAAGGGAAGTCTGCCTTCCACCTATTACTGGTATATTTGCACTGAGAGTTGTTAAAGGGTGTGCCCCTTGATACAGAAAGTGTTTAAAATTAGGTCTGGACAGTATGGAAATATAATTCAGCAGTACAAACGTGCACAGCTCAGTTACGGGCTGTCTCGCCCCAGTCGATGAGTTTTCATACGAACTGGGGTCAGTTTACAGAACATTTAGGCCTCAGATACCATTTAAAACTTTTGCTTTGGTATTTGATTCAATAATAATTCAgcatttaattaaataatattACTTATGACTTAACTCTTTAGCTTTGGTGTAAAATTGGAAAACATCATTcacatttttatgcattttacaAATATGTCAATTAAATGTTATCTAGCAACACATGTGGCAAAGTTTTACTGAAGAAATACATAGAatatatcatttaaaaatatattcctTATGCAAATTagtaaaaaaagagagaaaccataactgttttacatcatttcaaTATCAATTTTGACAAAGTGACCCCTAAATTCTTTATCAAACAGGCCTTTGCaatgaacaataaaaaatatataaatatattttacaatTTCCAGaataaagattaaataaaagaataaataagcTCATATACATGATAATGATCCCTATATAGCACCTTAAAAGGTGCATTTCACTCCCACTCTGAATATATTTTTCacaaaattaaaatatgaaatatgaattAATGGTGATAGAAATCTTGAATACATGAAGAGATGAGGAAGTATAACAAACCCTAATACGGACCTTCGTTATACTGGAAAAGGGGGAAGAGCCCAATGAACATGAGTGGCTGAATGTGATACAAGGCATCTACCGGGTTTTGAAGACCTGAATGATGAgacaacaaaaataaagttaGAAATAATGTGAATTCTCTGTACTGACACTAATATTTATCATCTTTGCACTGACCAAGTTCTGCTTTCTGCATGAGGACCTGTGTGAGGGTCCAGCGGATGCCCCCTAGAAAGGATGCTAACAGCACCATGACAAAGCCCTCCAGATTGAACTGGGTTGACTCAAATGTAAACATGAAAAGACCACCAGAGATCAGCAGGACCACAATGATGAGAAGGGGATTCTGGTCAAAAGGCAGAGCAATGATAGAGTAAAAGCATTCCAAAGAAATCAATCTGAGGTCAGAACActgcaaataaaaacaagatgCAAAGTACATCCACCAACCGAGATGCGGTATATTGCAAAGATAAGTTCATTTCATAGGCATCtataaaaagtttaaaaaggtTTATAAGATACAAGAAGTGGTATGTTTGATTGGTACAAAACCCACATTTATATTGCCCAATCTCAACCTATCGGAAACTAATGTATAAGAACTGTAACTGGACTTTGTTCCGGCTGGAAGATAGTGAAGACTCGCTGTACAAATATATCAGTTTGACACCAAAACACATCATCAAAGTTcttctgaaaacaaacatttttttctgtcccATTCACAGGATATCATGTGCACAATGCGAATGCTTAGGGGCAGAAACAATTATATTTTAGAAATGTTATCAATTGCCTGCCTGCTTTCATTCTGCAACTATGCCAAAACTATGCTAAATTGCTGTCTTTGGCATGCAGGCCTTGCTTAACATGGGTCACTGCAGATCAATTAAGAAAACATTTAACGATGCCTGTTGCTGGTCACGTAGAGACTgatggagcctatcccagctacagcagggccctatgtgagcaattatgggttcggtaccttgctcaagggtacctcggcagtgctctgaaggtgttctggcacattcctctactaccagaacaccttccaaggTTTGTCTGCGCTGGGTCTTGAACCAGGGACCCCTCCACTTCTGAGCCAAGCCCCCAACAAGCTGAGTTACCACATATGACAGAATCACTTCagattcattttttccatcaATTTTGCCTCAATAACTAgtttgaaagtgtttttttaatcattaattaACAAGCAATAGTAGTTTAATAATGTAAGTGTTTGCAAACTGTAACAGTACAACTGTATTATTCACAGAAATCTATGAAtagtttttaaaaggtttgcaGAGTTATCACAGCCACATGTGCATGTGATGTGGTGATTGTCAAAAACTGGTTTACATTAACAATACCTAACCATTTACAAAAAGAGATTTCACAATCTTTTGACAATTGGAAACAAAAATGTTACTCACGGGCTCTTCAAGTTTAAAAGCtagggagaaaaaaaggatgaagagcACCGCTGACGTCTTGGTCATGGTGTACCTTAAAAGACAAAACAGGTTTAGTGCAAACATTTCATTACAAAATGTTTCAACCACAAACTTACAAACTGATAGTGATGAAGAGCAAACTCCAGTTCGAAAGCCCAATATCCAGTGCTGTGGCCAAAGCTGGGTAACAGACAGAGAAACAGTGATGTTGGGGAGACAATGGCTTTGCATTGATgtgacatcttctcccatcttaatgaacttctctaatcttgaccaacaggatacatctgggtgctgagcttggttgtaagcagcgtcagcacttttacaaaacattctcatgttcttcttttcctgtcaacattcctcaaacaaaATCTAcatatcatagcatttaaagataataataatgacaataattcttctcacaacaCTACTTAACATTACATAGTAAAGAATGATTAAATACCTATTTGATTACAATATGACAGTAAGGACTTGAAGGAGCATGTACATTTCTTTtcacatataaataaaatagtCCAATAGTCAGCATTTGTTAAATCAAGTATGTCCAGTGAACATGACCTATGTGATTCTATACTATCCAGTGACGTGCATTATTACCATAGTAATACCATGACAATAGACATTCTGCCACTATCTTATAACAAATAATTGCCACATTTTGATATAGGAACAGAAGGACTTGCTGACTTTGGTTTAAGGCTTAATGCGTGTATTTCTTTACATATTGTTCATTACTGTCATGGTGGCCTTGAGTACTCAGAAAGATACCTATAaataaaatggtttattttattACTCTGTATATCTTGTGCAACCTCTAAGACACTGATGTCACCATGCCAACTTCCACACGACACTCATCTGCCTGAGTGTCAGCATGACAGTCTCTCTGGCTGAATGATAGTTTTCATGCATCTCTC is part of the Takifugu flavidus isolate HTHZ2018 chromosome 8, ASM371156v2, whole genome shotgun sequence genome and encodes:
- the slc35c2 gene encoding solute carrier family 35 member C2 isoform X2, which codes for MAHLQSIYRGLRLIGLVLFYYIFSIGITFYNKWLMTDFQYPLFMTLVHITIIFSLSAATRRILHSWTGKPRIILNWADYLQRVAPTALATALDIGLSNWSLLFITISLYTMTKTSAVLFILFFSLAFKLEEPNPLLIIVVLLISGGLFMFTFESTQFNLEGFVMVLLASFLGGIRWTLTQVLMQKAELGLQNPVDALYHIQPLMFIGLFPLFQYNEGLRLSTSDKLFRVTELSPFLHSVLALFSGGLLAFGLSFSEFLLVSYTSSLTLSIAGIFKEVSTLLLAAFLMGDKVSLLNWLGFAVCLCGISLHVGLKACKSKKTLIGFLKIEAQL
- the slc35c2 gene encoding solute carrier family 35 member C2 isoform X1; the encoded protein is MAHLQSIYRGLRLIGLVLFYYIFSIGITFYNKWLMTDFQYPLFMTLVHITIIFSLSAATRRILHSWTGKPRIILNWADYLQRVAPTALATALDIGLSNWSLLFITISLYTMTKTSAVLFILFFSLAFKLEEPNPLLIIVVLLISGGLFMFTFESTQFNLEGFVMVLLASFLGGIRWTLTQVLMQKAELGLQNPVDALYHIQPLMFIGLFPLFQYNEGLRLSTSDKLFRVTELSPFLHSVLALFSGGLLAFGLSFSEFLLVSYTSSLTLSIAGIFKEVSTLLLAAFLMGDKVSLLNWLGFAVCLCGISLHVGLKACKSKNRGPTLRKINTKSQELELPLLGKSNSETEDSADDEYNDEEK